In Persicimonas caeni, a single window of DNA contains:
- a CDS encoding efflux RND transporter permease subunit, which translates to MSEPMSEPNQNPPANQNTTVKKRGPLAWMAENTVAANLIMALFILGGVMMIGNVKKEVFPEVDLDIVTVRVPYPGASPEEVEQGVVLAVEEAIRGVEGIDEIRSTAAEGAGTVTAELMTDADAQKTLNDIKSEVDRITSFPADSERPIVSLSSNRRSVLSVILYGDVDEKTLNGVAESVRGDLLAKDNISVVEISGIPNPEISIEVPQENLRRYNLTLEQVARAVRNASVELPGGSVRTDKGEILLRTTERRKVGQEFLDIAVKSQPDGTKVTVGDIANVVDGFAETDQSAYYNGERALKVEVYRVGDQAPNDISETVREYVDELDLPPSIEAAVWNDSSEIYTDRINLLVKNAAMGLALVLLLLGLFLEARLAFWVTLGIPISFLGAMLFMPALDVSINMISLFAFILALGIVVDDAIVVGEAAYAQRAKGLTGLEAAIAGVREVATPVVFAVLTTVVAFTPLLFVPGVSGKFFRNIPMIVIPILLISLIECLVVLPAHLAHIGEPSKKGIFGKLHGFQQKFSGMVESFVENVYYPSAEKFLRFRYVTLAAAIGLLAVSAAFVASGRITFNFMPKIEGDQASVSLEMPFGTDVDNTEAVSDRLIREAQAVLNENGGEDKIGRGIFAQVGSISAGGGPRGGGSQAGGHLAQVTVSLVSADKRDITAAEFVNQWRQRVGDIAGAESLQFSYSIGANSGAPVAIELRHEDRRILQEAAERLADHLQTYNGVFDIDDGFRRGKEQLDLQLKPGARALGITESDLARQVRNHFFGAEAKREQRGRHEMRVYVRLPENQRESEYNIEKLLIRTPQGGEIPLEQAAYINRGHSFTSIEREGGGRVVDVTADVDINVTSGNKVTGSLQEEFLPNLVADYPGLTYELSGEQQEQRETMGSLGRNFMIALLVMFGLMAIVFRSYIQPVIIMFAIPFGFVGALGGHLLMGFNMSLISMMGIVALSGVVVNDSLVLIAAVNDYRKEGKSALEAVALGGARRFRPILLTSLTTFLGLTPMILETSVQARFLIPMALSLGFGVLFVTVIALVIVPAAYMAIEDVKNLGKKIKALYE; encoded by the coding sequence ATGAGTGAGCCGATGAGTGAGCCAAACCAGAACCCCCCGGCCAATCAAAACACCACGGTCAAAAAGCGCGGCCCCCTGGCCTGGATGGCCGAGAACACGGTCGCCGCCAACCTGATCATGGCGCTGTTCATCCTCGGCGGCGTCATGATGATCGGCAATGTCAAAAAGGAGGTCTTCCCCGAGGTCGACCTCGACATCGTCACGGTGCGCGTGCCCTACCCCGGCGCGAGCCCCGAAGAGGTCGAACAGGGCGTCGTGCTCGCCGTCGAGGAGGCGATCCGCGGCGTCGAGGGTATCGACGAGATCCGCTCGACCGCCGCAGAGGGCGCCGGCACGGTCACCGCCGAGTTGATGACCGACGCCGACGCGCAAAAGACACTCAACGACATCAAGAGCGAGGTCGACCGGATCACCTCGTTTCCGGCCGACTCCGAGCGGCCCATCGTCAGCCTGTCGAGCAACCGACGCTCGGTCTTGTCGGTCATCCTGTACGGTGACGTCGACGAGAAGACGCTCAACGGCGTCGCCGAGAGCGTGCGCGGCGATCTCCTCGCCAAAGACAATATCTCGGTGGTCGAGATCAGCGGCATTCCCAACCCCGAGATCAGCATCGAGGTGCCTCAGGAGAACCTACGCCGCTACAACCTGACCCTCGAGCAGGTCGCCCGCGCCGTGCGCAACGCGTCGGTGGAGCTTCCCGGCGGCTCGGTACGCACCGACAAGGGCGAAATCCTGTTGCGCACCACCGAGCGACGCAAGGTCGGCCAAGAGTTCTTGGACATCGCCGTCAAGAGCCAACCCGACGGCACCAAGGTCACCGTGGGCGACATTGCCAACGTGGTCGACGGCTTTGCCGAGACCGACCAGTCCGCCTACTACAACGGCGAGCGCGCGCTCAAAGTCGAGGTCTACCGGGTCGGCGACCAGGCGCCCAACGACATCTCCGAGACGGTGCGTGAGTACGTCGACGAGCTTGATCTGCCGCCGAGCATCGAGGCGGCCGTCTGGAACGACAGCTCCGAGATCTACACCGACCGCATCAACCTGCTGGTCAAAAACGCGGCGATGGGCCTGGCGCTGGTGTTGCTGCTTTTGGGACTCTTCTTGGAAGCCCGGCTCGCCTTCTGGGTCACCCTGGGCATCCCGATCTCGTTCCTCGGCGCCATGCTCTTCATGCCGGCGCTCGACGTCTCCATCAACATGATCTCGCTGTTCGCCTTCATCCTGGCGCTCGGCATCGTCGTCGACGACGCCATCGTCGTCGGCGAGGCGGCTTACGCCCAGCGAGCCAAAGGACTCACGGGCCTCGAGGCCGCCATCGCCGGTGTGCGCGAGGTCGCTACGCCCGTGGTGTTTGCGGTGCTCACCACCGTGGTGGCGTTCACCCCCCTGCTCTTCGTGCCGGGGGTATCGGGCAAATTCTTCCGCAATATCCCGATGATCGTCATCCCGATTCTGCTCATCTCGCTCATCGAGTGTCTGGTCGTCTTGCCCGCTCACCTGGCCCACATCGGCGAGCCCTCCAAGAAAGGCATCTTCGGCAAGCTGCACGGGTTCCAGCAGAAGTTCAGCGGCATGGTCGAGAGCTTCGTCGAAAACGTCTACTACCCGTCGGCCGAGAAGTTCTTGCGCTTCCGCTACGTCACCCTCGCCGCCGCCATCGGCCTGCTGGCCGTATCGGCGGCGTTCGTGGCCAGCGGTCGCATCACCTTCAACTTCATGCCCAAGATCGAGGGCGACCAGGCCAGCGTGAGCCTCGAGATGCCCTTCGGAACCGATGTGGACAACACCGAGGCCGTCAGCGACCGATTGATTCGCGAGGCCCAGGCCGTGCTGAACGAAAACGGCGGCGAGGACAAGATCGGCCGAGGAATCTTCGCCCAGGTCGGCAGCATCAGCGCCGGTGGAGGCCCGCGCGGAGGCGGCAGCCAAGCAGGTGGGCACCTCGCCCAGGTGACCGTGTCGCTCGTGTCGGCCGACAAGCGCGACATCACCGCCGCCGAGTTCGTCAATCAGTGGCGACAGCGCGTGGGCGATATCGCCGGCGCCGAGAGCCTGCAGTTCAGCTACAGCATCGGCGCCAACTCCGGCGCCCCGGTCGCCATCGAGCTTCGCCACGAGGATCGGCGCATCCTGCAGGAGGCCGCCGAGCGCCTCGCCGACCACCTGCAGACCTACAACGGCGTGTTCGACATCGACGACGGCTTCCGCCGCGGCAAAGAGCAGCTCGACCTGCAACTCAAGCCGGGCGCCCGCGCCCTGGGCATCACGGAGTCCGACCTGGCCCGCCAGGTGCGCAATCACTTCTTCGGCGCCGAGGCCAAGCGCGAGCAGCGCGGCCGCCACGAGATGCGCGTGTACGTGCGCCTGCCGGAGAACCAGCGCGAGTCGGAGTACAACATCGAGAAGCTGCTCATCCGCACCCCGCAGGGCGGCGAGATTCCGCTCGAGCAGGCCGCCTACATCAACCGCGGCCACTCGTTCACCTCCATCGAGCGTGAGGGCGGCGGGCGCGTCGTCGACGTCACCGCCGACGTCGACATCAACGTGACCAGCGGCAACAAGGTCACCGGCAGCCTGCAGGAGGAGTTTCTGCCCAACCTGGTCGCCGACTATCCCGGCCTGACCTACGAACTCAGCGGTGAGCAGCAAGAGCAGCGCGAGACGATGGGCAGCCTGGGCCGCAACTTCATGATCGCGCTGTTGGTGATGTTCGGCCTGATGGCCATCGTCTTCCGCAGCTATATCCAGCCGGTCATCATCATGTTCGCCATTCCGTTTGGCTTCGTCGGCGCGCTGGGCGGCCACCTGTTGATGGGCTTCAACATGAGCCTGATCAGCATGATGGGCATCGTGGCGCTGTCGGGCGTCGTCGTAAACGACTCGCTGGTGCTCATCGCGGCGGTCAACGACTACCGAAAGGAGGGCAAGAGCGCGCTCGAGGCAGTCGCCCTGGGCGGCGCGCGACGCTTCCGCCCCATCCTGCTCACCTCGCTGACGACCTTCCTCGGCTTGACCCCGATGATCCTCGAGACGTCGGTCCAGGCGCGCTTTTTGATCCCGATGGCCCTGAGCCTCGGCTTCGGCGTGCTCTTCGTGACCGTCATCGCGCTGGTCATCGTGCCGGCGGCCTATATGGCCATCGAGGACGTCAAGAACCTCGGGAAGAAGATCAAGGCGTTGTACGAGTGA
- a CDS encoding efflux RND transporter periplasmic adaptor subunit: MNPVAKNVAKFGLPLVVLAAAVGLVVLLVSTKKEPERKEKREQRVLVQTEMVEASSHRLNVQAAGEVVAARNLVVTPQVSGRLVWVNDKLVPGGIIRKGETLFRVDPADYRIAVEEAKTQLAQAEAQLAQERGRVQVAQREWELFKNELDEDQRDRDPSLALRKPQLESAKVAVDAAKARLKRAQLNLSRTSVEAPFDAFVANESADIGQLVGAQSQVASLVGTEKFWVRMSVPVEKISYISVPGVNAQEGSKAIVRQDAGKETIEREGKVVRLLGDLDPQGRMARVLVEIADPFGLNDLDETDEPKQRGIPLLLSSFVDVEVQGPAVDDLIEIPREAIRDGDKAFVFAKDKTLAVRPVDVIWERPDTILVKSGVKDGERVIVSPIATAVDGMKLRAQDDKEERADAASQGAKKPAEEASDE; this comes from the coding sequence ATGAATCCCGTCGCTAAGAATGTCGCCAAATTCGGCCTGCCGCTGGTGGTCTTGGCCGCCGCGGTCGGACTGGTCGTGCTGCTGGTCTCCACCAAAAAAGAGCCCGAGCGCAAAGAGAAGCGCGAGCAACGGGTCCTCGTGCAGACCGAGATGGTCGAGGCGAGTTCGCACCGCCTGAACGTGCAGGCCGCCGGCGAGGTCGTCGCGGCGCGCAACCTGGTGGTGACCCCCCAGGTCTCCGGACGCCTCGTGTGGGTCAACGACAAGCTCGTGCCCGGCGGGATTATCCGCAAAGGCGAGACGCTCTTTCGCGTCGACCCGGCCGACTACCGCATCGCGGTCGAGGAGGCGAAGACCCAGCTCGCCCAGGCCGAAGCCCAGCTCGCCCAGGAGAGAGGCCGCGTGCAGGTCGCCCAGCGTGAGTGGGAGCTGTTCAAGAACGAGCTCGACGAGGACCAACGCGATCGAGACCCTTCGCTGGCCCTGCGCAAGCCCCAGCTCGAGAGCGCCAAGGTCGCCGTCGACGCCGCCAAGGCGCGTCTCAAGCGCGCCCAACTCAACCTGAGCCGCACCTCGGTCGAGGCCCCGTTCGACGCCTTCGTCGCCAACGAGTCCGCCGACATCGGCCAACTCGTCGGCGCGCAGTCGCAGGTAGCCAGCCTCGTGGGCACCGAGAAGTTCTGGGTGCGCATGTCCGTGCCGGTCGAAAAGATCTCGTATATCAGCGTGCCCGGCGTGAACGCCCAGGAAGGCTCGAAGGCGATTGTCCGGCAAGACGCCGGCAAGGAGACCATCGAGCGCGAGGGCAAAGTGGTGCGTCTGCTCGGCGACCTCGACCCGCAGGGGCGCATGGCCCGCGTGCTCGTCGAGATCGCCGACCCGTTCGGGCTGAACGACCTCGACGAGACCGATGAGCCGAAACAGCGCGGCATCCCCCTGCTGCTGAGTTCGTTCGTCGACGTGGAGGTGCAGGGTCCCGCGGTCGACGACCTCATCGAGATCCCTCGTGAGGCGATTCGCGACGGCGACAAGGCGTTCGTTTTCGCCAAAGACAAGACCTTGGCCGTCCGCCCGGTCGACGTCATCTGGGAGCGGCCCGACACGATCCTCGTCAAAAGCGGCGTCAAAGATGGCGAGCGCGTCATCGTCAGCCCCATCGCCACGGCCGTCGACGGCATGAAGCTTCGCGCGCAGGACGACAAGGAAGAGCGCGCCGATGCGGCCTCGCAGGGAGCCAAGAAGCCGGCTGAGGAGGCCTCCGATGAGTGA
- a CDS encoding efflux transporter outer membrane subunit, whose product MASSCQSTKYAEKTDEVVEVPESYSQTPVEGEPLEQWCTDFGSSELEGLVDASFEENLDLRMAFTRIKQARAIAQQQQAPLWPWLSADAGATYQRTNIGAQFGADLPTGQPGQPAPEPDFFSLEDGFASYRASMAASYELDLWGKNRSRWEAAALDAEATRAQAEALAITLTSQLAENWLAMVYQRERIDLLEEQIETSAKFYELTLLRLSQGTATALDVTQQKQNLESLRGQLALAKASEAVARNQIAVLVGKPPQADLGLTAAELPELAPIPDPGVPADLLERRPDLRAAKLRLMAADERLEAAVAERLPSLQLSLSLSLQATEIAELFEQLLYSASAGLSQPIFQGGRINAQIDQAEGVAEEALLNYAQTLLTALRETQDALIRENRQQEFVESLQKQLESAERALDLARDRYRLGVLDYLRVLDTIQALQRTQQTLLDARRQQLSTRVQLCRALGGTWTRQLEAPEGVENESRR is encoded by the coding sequence GTGGCCTCGAGTTGCCAGTCGACGAAGTACGCCGAGAAGACCGACGAGGTCGTCGAGGTCCCCGAAAGCTACTCGCAGACACCTGTCGAGGGCGAGCCCCTCGAGCAATGGTGCACCGACTTCGGCTCCTCAGAGCTCGAGGGGCTGGTGGACGCTTCGTTCGAGGAGAACCTCGATCTGCGCATGGCTTTTACGCGCATCAAGCAGGCCCGCGCCATCGCCCAGCAGCAGCAAGCACCGCTGTGGCCGTGGCTCAGCGCCGACGCCGGCGCTACCTATCAGCGCACCAATATCGGCGCCCAATTCGGCGCCGATCTACCCACCGGCCAACCCGGACAGCCGGCGCCCGAGCCCGACTTCTTCAGCCTCGAAGACGGCTTCGCCAGCTATCGCGCCTCGATGGCCGCCTCCTACGAGCTCGACCTGTGGGGCAAGAATCGCAGCCGCTGGGAAGCCGCCGCCCTCGACGCCGAGGCCACACGCGCCCAAGCTGAGGCGCTGGCGATCACCCTGACCTCGCAGCTCGCCGAAAATTGGCTGGCGATGGTCTACCAGCGCGAGCGAATCGACCTGCTCGAGGAACAGATCGAGACGTCCGCGAAGTTCTACGAGCTGACGCTGCTGCGCCTGAGCCAGGGCACGGCCACCGCGCTCGACGTGACCCAGCAAAAGCAAAACCTGGAGTCGCTGCGCGGGCAGTTGGCGTTGGCGAAGGCCTCGGAGGCGGTCGCGCGCAACCAAATCGCGGTGCTCGTGGGCAAGCCGCCGCAGGCCGATCTGGGGCTGACCGCCGCCGAGCTTCCCGAGCTGGCGCCGATCCCCGACCCGGGCGTACCCGCCGACCTACTCGAGCGTCGCCCCGACCTTCGCGCCGCCAAGCTGCGATTGATGGCCGCCGACGAGCGCCTCGAAGCAGCAGTCGCCGAGCGTCTGCCCAGCCTGCAACTCTCGCTGAGCTTGTCGCTGCAGGCGACCGAAATCGCCGAGCTGTTCGAGCAACTGCTCTACAGCGCCTCGGCCGGTCTCTCTCAGCCCATTTTTCAAGGCGGCCGCATCAACGCTCAGATCGACCAAGCCGAGGGCGTGGCCGAGGAAGCTCTTCTCAACTATGCACAGACCCTGCTGACCGCGCTTCGCGAAACTCAGGACGCCCTGATCCGCGAGAATCGCCAGCAAGAATTCGTCGAAAGCCTCCAGAAACAACTCGAATCCGCCGAGCGTGCGCTCGACCTCGCTCGCGACCGTTACCGACTGGGCGTGCTCGATTACCTGCGGGTGCTCGACACCATCCAAGCCCTGCAGCGCACCCAGCAGACTTTGCTCGACGCTCGCCGCCAGCAACTCTCGACCCGCGTCCAACTGTGCCGCGCGTTGGGAGGCACCTGGACCCGACAGCTCGAAGCCCCCGAAGGAGTCGAAAATGAATCCCGTCGCTAA
- a CDS encoding TetR/AcrR family transcriptional regulator — MARTPSITDEEILQAARDVFFESGLSATTAEIARRAGISEGTIFRRFPTKHELFMAAMGISPRPTWIALTEEFQESGGDDVRTNLTRLAHEMLAFFEELIPKMSMVMADGSARAEMFERMAEPPPVRGLKALAKYLQSEQRRGRVRRCDTEIAARMFLGSIQNYAFFEFCGFNDFLPMPQQTFVRGVVDNLLRGIEQAPPSEQHED; from the coding sequence ATGGCACGCACGCCAAGCATCACAGACGAAGAAATCCTGCAGGCCGCCCGCGACGTCTTTTTTGAGTCTGGACTCAGCGCGACGACCGCCGAAATCGCTCGCCGCGCGGGGATTTCGGAGGGGACGATCTTTCGTCGCTTCCCCACCAAACACGAGCTATTCATGGCCGCCATGGGCATCTCGCCGCGGCCGACCTGGATCGCACTGACCGAAGAGTTCCAGGAGTCGGGCGGCGACGACGTGCGCACCAACCTGACGCGTCTGGCTCACGAGATGCTCGCCTTTTTCGAAGAGCTCATCCCCAAGATGAGCATGGTCATGGCCGACGGCTCGGCGCGCGCCGAGATGTTCGAGCGCATGGCCGAGCCGCCCCCGGTGCGCGGCCTCAAGGCGCTGGCGAAGTACCTGCAGTCCGAGCAACGACGTGGTCGGGTGCGACGCTGCGACACCGAAATTGCCGCTCGCATGTTCTTGGGTTCGATTCAAAATTACGCCTTCTTCGAGTTCTGCGGCTTCAACGACTTCCTGCCGATGCCGCAGCAGACCTTCGTGCGCGGCGTGGTCGACAACCTGTTGCGCGGAATCGAACAAGCACCTCCATCTGAACAGCACGAGGATTAG